GTAAGCTGGAGGACAGGAATCGAAGCGATCCCTTTCCGGATTAAATCCCTCATCCGGCATTTATGAGCATGCTTTTGCTCCAACCCCTCCATTGACATTCGCAGGGCCCGGGCCATCCCAACTATCAGCGGCACATTCTCAGTGCCCGACCGGATTCCATGTTCCTGGCCCCCTCCGGCCAAGAGCGGCTTCAACCGGATTCCGGAACGGCAGTACAGAAATCCGGTACCTTTAGGCCCGCGGAATTTATGGGCCGAAGCACTGAGCATGTCGATGCCCATCGCCTTCGGGAAAATCGGCAGCTTTCCCATCCCCTGTACCGCGTCAACATGGAAAAGAATAGTCGGATACTTCTCAAGCATCCGGCCAATATCGGCAATGGGCTGAATCCGGCCCATCTCGTTGTTAACATGCATCACACTAACAAGAATCGTTTCCGGTGTAATAGCTTTGTGCAGTTCTTCAAGGTTAACTTGCCCCGTCCCATCTACAGGGAGATAAGTAACCTGGAACCCTTCACCTTCCAGCTGGGCAAAAGGCCCGGAAACAGAAGCGTGCTCAAGTTCTGTCGTAATCAGATGGCGCCCGCGGTTTTGATATTGGTAGGCCGTTCCTTTTATGGCCAAATTATTACTTTCTGTTCCGCCTGAGGTAAAAATAATGCTGCTTGGCTGTACCTGTAAGATACTGCCAATTACTTCTTTTGCTTTTTGTACCAGCCGCTCTGCCTCCATTCCGAAACGATGCAAAGAAGAAGGATTTCCATAATGATTAGTCATCACTTCCATAATAGTCTTAACCACTTCAGGATATGGAGGTGTTGTAGCGGCGTAATCCAGATAAAGCATGCCGGTCAGTTCCTTTCGTTACAAATTGCTAAAATGAAAATCAATTCTTGGTCAAACTCATTATCCCCAAATGTGGATGTAGAGACTCTTTCAATAAAAAAGAAAGCCCGGAGGCTTTCCTTTTGTGTCTATTATACCGTTTCATAATACTTTTTGGAATCCATAACCCGGCCAATATAGTTCTGAGTTTCTTTCGGCAGCTTATGCAAATTAGCCATTAGATCTTTATCCGTTTTAATACCGAGTCTGTTCACTCTTGTCGGCCCCGCATTATATGCAGCCAAGGCAACCAGCAAATTTCCGTTATAGGTTTTTAGAAAGTGGGACAGGTGACGTGTGCCGGCTAAAATATTCTGCTTCGGGTCAAAAGGATTGCTTACTCCCTCCGCTTTTGAGGTAAAGTCCATAAGCTGCATCAGGCCTTTAGCACCGGCGCTCGAGACAGTATTTGGATTAAAAGAAGATTCCCTGTATATTATGGCTTTAATCAAGCTTTCTTCCACTCCTGTCTCACGGCTGGCTTCCCTGATGATGGAATCATATGGAGTAGTCTTGCCCATTTTCCCTCCAGAAGGGTGAGGAGCATCGACTTTCCCATTCCACACCGTTGAAGTTCCAATGGCAGCAGAGGCTTTTTCCTGAGCCGGTTTGTACCGCAAACCTGACTCTGCCTTTGCAATAAGGGCATTCAGCTCCTTCATACTGCTTCCGCCTTGTGACGGCATTCCCCCTGTTAATAGGTATGCTTGCGCCGCTGAATCAGTATCTTCATTATTTTGAAGGGCGGATTCAAGGATCCTGGAAAATCCGGTATTATCTTTAGTTGGAATCAAACCATACCTATTATCAACAGAAGTTTCACTCTGCATTGTTTGCAGTTTCAGATATCCCCGTATTATTCTTGGATCAACGTTCATAGCTTTTCCTTCCCGATACTGTTTATATTTCCCTATTATTATCGGAAAATAAGCAGCAAATTGTTATAGGATTGAATCAATTTCATTATGTTGTTTTATGGAAATGGATTCGATTTAAATTCTACAGAATATCCCGTTTGTTAAAGATAAGAAAACCGGCAACAAGCAATCCAAGCATATAAGCTAACCATATACTAACAGAAAAATCTAGAGTCATCCCCGGAAACGGAGGCAAAGCATCCGGATTAATGGATTTATCATATACAGACCAATCCATATTGTTATAAATGACATATTTGGCCCATGTTTTCTTAGCAATCAGCATAGTTATTCCCGAACCCAGGAAATGGGCTACGACGGCTACGCTAATAGCAAGTGGAGTACTTTTAAATGCAACAGCCACAAAAAAAGCCAGAGTGGAAATAAAAAAGGTACCGGGCAAGGTATATATAATCATTTTTAAAACTGCAGACAATTCGGGACTATCCGAAACAGATTGAGTCTGGAAAAAAACGGCCCCGGTGAGTATAGCAAAAACCGTCATAAACAATACAGCCGCGAAAATCATAATCAAGACGGACAAATATTTGGATAGAAGTACACTTGTACGGGATGCCGGACGAATGAGAAGCTGCTTGATGGTTCCATCCTTATATTCCTCTGTAATAACCTGACATCCGAGCACAATCGCATAAATGATAATAAAAGAATCGCATATTTTGGAAACAAGAGTAGTAAAACCGAGATAATTCAGGCTATCAACAAACGTACCTCCCCAGATTTTAATCGGAATAGCCATCATCAAAGTAATAACAGCCAGGAAAATGAGAAAGGAGAGTGTCGTTTTCTTGCTGTTAATCTTCATCATTTCGTTGCGCATTAATGAAACAAATTTCATGATTGCTCTCCTCCTTTAGTCATGGCCAGGAATATATCTTCTAAGCTTTCTGTTTTTGTATGGACCTGATAGATTGATAACCCTGAATTTACTAATGTTGAAATAACGTTAGGAATTTGCTGTTTTTCCAGTTCCAGAACAAAATGATTAGGCCCTGTCTGGGTTACTTTGTATTTTCCCTCGAACAGACGGGCTGCCCGGCTGGCATCCTGCACTTCAAACTCAATAGGTAAGGCCGTTTGGATAAGGGCTTCTTCCCCCTTAATTGTTCTTTCCCCTACAAAGGAGCCCTTTTGAATAATTAACACGCGGTCGCACATCAGTTCAACTTCAGAAAGCAGATGACTGGAAACCACAATCGCAATATTGTGTTCTTTAGCTAAATTACGCAAGTAATCTCTTAACTCACGAATACCAGCCGGATCTAAACCGTTGGTAGGTTCATCAAGTATTAGGATGGAAGGATCATGCAGAAGTGCCTGTGCAATCCCAAGGCGTTGGCGCATACCCAAAGAATACGTTTTTACTTTGTTATGTATGGCATCCTTTAAATCCACTAATTCTATAATTTCCCTTATCCGTTCTTCCCTTACAGGACGGGCTGCCATTCTCGCAAAATGTAGAAGATTTTTCCAACCG
This Paenibacillus larvae subsp. larvae DNA region includes the following protein-coding sequences:
- a CDS encoding lytic transglycosylase domain-containing protein, producing the protein MNVDPRIIRGYLKLQTMQSETSVDNRYGLIPTKDNTGFSRILESALQNNEDTDSAAQAYLLTGGMPSQGGSSMKELNALIAKAESGLRYKPAQEKASAAIGTSTVWNGKVDAPHPSGGKMGKTTPYDSIIREASRETGVEESLIKAIIYRESSFNPNTVSSAGAKGLMQLMDFTSKAEGVSNPFDPKQNILAGTRHLSHFLKTYNGNLLVALAAYNAGPTRVNRLGIKTDKDLMANLHKLPKETQNYIGRVMDSKKYYETV
- a CDS encoding ABC transporter ATP-binding protein, with protein sequence MSDPIVVLENVSKTIGGKPIINNLSFSVQRGEVYGFLGPNGSGKTTTIRMMVGLISMTKGKIYIGGHSIRTERSKALEHVGAIVENPELYGYMSGWKNLLHFARMAARPVREERIREIIELVDLKDAIHNKVKTYSLGMRQRLGIAQALLHDPSILILDEPTNGLDPAGIRELRDYLRNLAKEHNIAIVVSSHLLSEVELMCDRVLIIQKGSFVGERTIKGEEALIQTALPIEFEVQDASRAARLFEGKYKVTQTGPNHFVLELEKQQIPNVISTLVNSGLSIYQVHTKTESLEDIFLAMTKGGEQS
- a CDS encoding ABC transporter permease yields the protein MKFVSLMRNEMMKINSKKTTLSFLIFLAVITLMMAIPIKIWGGTFVDSLNYLGFTTLVSKICDSFIIIYAIVLGCQVITEEYKDGTIKQLLIRPASRTSVLLSKYLSVLIMIFAAVLFMTVFAILTGAVFFQTQSVSDSPELSAVLKMIIYTLPGTFFISTLAFFVAVAFKSTPLAISVAVVAHFLGSGITMLIAKKTWAKYVIYNNMDWSVYDKSINPDALPPFPGMTLDFSVSIWLAYMLGLLVAGFLIFNKRDIL
- a CDS encoding cysteine desulfurase family protein — encoded protein: MLYLDYAATTPPYPEVVKTIMEVMTNHYGNPSSLHRFGMEAERLVQKAKEVIGSILQVQPSSIIFTSGGTESNNLAIKGTAYQYQNRGRHLITTELEHASVSGPFAQLEGEGFQVTYLPVDGTGQVNLEELHKAITPETILVSVMHVNNEMGRIQPIADIGRMLEKYPTILFHVDAVQGMGKLPIFPKAMGIDMLSASAHKFRGPKGTGFLYCRSGIRLKPLLAGGGQEHGIRSGTENVPLIVGMARALRMSMEGLEQKHAHKCRMRDLIRKGIASIPVLQLTGPDDPDRIGMAPHIVHFSFPGMKSEVVVHALEERRIYISSKSACSSGEAEPSRVLMAMGLDRKRAQSGLRVSFSDNLTEQDVKTFVQALKEVTAELISAIGTMKKGE